A single window of [Clostridium] hylemonae DSM 15053 DNA harbors:
- a CDS encoding AAA family ATPase, with amino-acid sequence MAEKTNTIITIGRQFGSAGREIGYKVAKDLGIKLYDKEMLDRAAKESGICQELFETHDEKPTNSFLYSLVMDTYSLGYSSGSYTDMPINHKVFLAQFDAIKKIADEGPCILVGRCADYALQEYENVLSVFIHASLDARIRRIARIYELTDAKAKDMCQKTDKKRASYYNYYTNKKWADVESYNFSLDSSVLGIEGTAEAIKRLVELKERGLDRKL; translated from the coding sequence ATGGCTGAAAAGACTAATACAATTATTACGATAGGAAGGCAGTTCGGAAGCGCGGGGCGCGAAATCGGCTATAAAGTTGCAAAAGACCTGGGAATCAAACTTTATGATAAGGAGATGCTGGACAGGGCGGCTAAGGAGAGCGGCATATGTCAGGAGCTGTTTGAGACACATGATGAGAAGCCTACCAACAGTTTTCTGTATTCTCTCGTTATGGATACGTATTCTCTCGGATATTCCAGCGGAAGCTACACAGATATGCCGATCAACCACAAGGTGTTTCTGGCGCAGTTTGACGCGATCAAGAAGATAGCTGATGAAGGTCCGTGTATTCTCGTAGGCAGGTGTGCAGATTATGCGCTCCAGGAATATGAAAATGTACTCTCTGTTTTCATTCATGCCAGTCTTGACGCGCGCATCCGGCGTATCGCGCGCATCTATGAATTGACGGATGCAAAGGCAAAGGATATGTGCCAGAAAACAGATAAGAAGCGCGCGAGCTATTATAATTATTACACAAATAAGAAATGGGCGGATGTAGAGAGCTACAATTTCAGTTTAGACAGTTCTGTGCTGGGGATCGAAGGGACTGCCGAAGCCATAAAGAGACTCGTGGAGCTCAAGGAGAGAGGGCTGGACCGGAAGCTGTAA